TTTGGGGTTTTCTTTACTAGAAATCAAGTTTtgttttatcttgttttgttttgttaaaggaAAAGCGGGTCATTGCAAAGGGCTGGgtgtaattttatttcatttcctttatttgaaAGCAATACAAGGTTATCGAGCAGATGGTTTTGTGCCGAATCATGAATACCAGTCAAGTCTCACACTCTGAAAACTTGCaacttcttttgtttgttttggttttcaaataaatataaatatgatatatataGGAACTAATATAGTAATGCACCATGTAACAAAGCCTAGTTCAGTCCATGGCTTTTAATTCTCTTAACACTATAGATAAGGATTGTGTTGCAGTTGCTAGTAGAGTCAGGAAAATGTCAATCTGGCTTTCCTCTGATTCCTGCGGATGACCCAAACCACAAAGGGGTGGCCAGACCATCCGTTCCTGGGATCAGACAGAAACGCAGAAATGGTGTCACCTGGATTTTTTCTGCTCATGAATGTTGCCAGTCAGTACCTGTACTCCTTGTTTCTCTATTTTTGGTTATGAATGTTGGGGTTACCACCTGCGTTTAGGGGAAAATTGTGTTCTGTGCTTTCCTGGTATCTTGCTCCGAGGTACTCTAGTTCTGTCCTTCAACCAAGAAAATAGACTTGTGGTGTTTCTTTTATTGAACTTTTAACAGTCTCTTTAGTAAATACAGGTAGTTGAATAATTGTTTCAAGAGCTCAACAGATGACAAGCTTCTTTTCTAGAAATAAGACATTTCTTGACAACTTTATCATGTATAAcagatcttttgtttttttttttttccttgtgttcttCCAAGCTTCTggttagagaaaaagaaaaaagaaaaaaaaaataaggaatatgTGTCTAAAGTCCATCAGTGTTAATTCCCTGTGAcagggatgaaggaaaatacattaatagttcaaaaaataataatgctgaAAGCTCTCTACGAAAGACTGAATGTAAAAGTAAAAAGTGTAcatagttgtaaaaaaaaaaaaaggagtttttaaacatgtttattttctatgcacttttttttatttaagtgatAGTTTAATTAATAAACATGTCAAGTTTATTGCTGCAGATGGTTGAGCTTTCTTTTGGCCATGGCTAAGGGAGAGACTTGGGGGAGGGGGACAGCTTATGACCCAATTACCAAGTACCTTCTGCAGTCCTTTATTTTAAAGTGGAACCACTAAATCATACTCCACATTCTTCCTTTAGGCCCCACTCCACACTGGCTCTCTTAACCATATTTTCCCTGTATCCATCAGTAATCTATATTCAGGACCTAATTAATTTTGGATGTGAGGAAGGGCTCAAGAGGACACAGGAATAGTTCCTTTACCTCCTATATCTCCTCCCTCTCACTATCAGAGGTCAGGTAGTGGCTAAGAAATTACTAAGGAGCCACTGTTTGACCTCCAATAGTTAAAGGAGgtgaatatttattatattcacCCAATCTGTgattataataaaatgaaagcatTGCAGTGAGAAGCAGGAGAGTGAGTGCCTTCTCTTTATTCCACTCTACCTTAAGGCCAAAATTGGACTTTTGTTTACTCTGTATTTCTCCTAGGACTGGAATGAGTTACAGTtgagaaatatttgtaaatattctcCAGACCAGGGTCACTAACCCCAGGCAGAAGGGGTTGAGCTTGTACTATAGCCAAAACACTCCTCTTTGTGGGGGATAGTCCTCAAACAGAACTTACTTCTCTGTCAGCTGTGGATGTCAGTCCCCATCCCTTCTTCCTGCCTCTTCTCTCGGATTTTGGAGTTGAGCACCATGGGAACTCCAAATGATCAGGCCGTGTTGCAGGCCATCTTCAACCCTGATACCCCATTTGGAGACGTTGCTGGGTTGGACCTGGGAGAGGAGGCAGTGGAGGAGGAAGTAGAAGGTGAGCATTTGACCTTGGAGTGCAGAGTTCAACATAGGTTGGCTCATAGGCCTCCCCAGGGTGGCAGAGGGAGGTGGTCTTAGAAGGCCCCTGGGTCCACGACCCTTGGATTATGATTGAGATGGAAATCAGAGAGGCTGGGTGATGGCTAGTGCACAGATGGGGGTTTGACCAGAGTCACTGCTGAGAAGAGAGTCAGGGCTTGTCTCTCAGTCCTTCAACCCTTACAACTCTGAACTTACCTCATGGCAAATTCATCCCATGATCCAAGGTTACCTTTGTGGGTGTGTTGGGGGAGGTGGGGATGTTAAACTCTCAACATCTTTGTCATAACAGAGAATATTGCCCCACAGGAATGGAAGACAGAAACAGGGCAGGGGTGGCTCAGCTCAGTGGCTTCCAACAAACAGAACTAGCATTTGTTAAGGCACTATTATAAGCCAAGCAGAGCTAACTTTCCCACAGTCCCGAATGGAGgaattttttatgtcttttgcttctagagagatgaagcccaagtCACCATTGGGACTTACTGAGACTTCATCCTGAAAAGCTGAGGGACACATCAGGAGTGGTTTTCACGACTTTGATATGTCATGGTGGCCTTTGCAGAGGGGCAGTGCCATAGAGCAAAATAAGGATAAGCTAAGGAGCCAgaaagacctggattcaaatccaagctCTGCAACTTCTGGGTTACCCAATCTATGGAACAGGGACACTAATATCCATCTCACtgaattgtggaaacataaaacTAAATAATGCCCTTTCTGGCCCTTCTTTAAAAGTTTAgatttatcaataaatatttattgagtccctacCATATGTTACCACAGTAGCTGCTGGGGATAGAGTGACGTGTAGTACAAACCCCCTGTCCTTAAGGTGTAAGAGCTCACTGACAATTGGCAGCCCAAATCATATGTACAGACTACGCAGTGGTGGCCTAAGTGTCTGAGGGACAATGCCAGTGCTAGGTGTATGCTGTCATCTGGTGGGAGTTGGGACTTGAGAAGGGGTTGGAAGGAGCCAAGCAGAGAAAGGGCAGGGCAGAGGGGGTGCAGGGGCTTTAgtggtgggaaggcacatgtgtATGTTTGGGCAATGAGATGTTTCCAACTAGAACACAGAAGTGAGGAATAAGGCTGCAGAGTGGAAGGAAAGAGTGCCAGGAACACAGGCTAAGGAGCCTGGGCTACATTCTCTTGGCACATAGGCAGTGCTAGCTGCCAGCCTTTGTGACCTCAGCTCCCTCTGTCCCCAACACTAACTCCTACTGTGATTCCCCCACACCCCAGCCCAGTCAGCTGTGGCTCAGGACCCAGGTTTCCAAAGCCTGAGGTGGCTCTTGCTTCTTGGTCCAGACCTCACAGCTGTCCCCTCCTGGCTCCTTCCCTGGCCCAGACAGAGTTTTCCCTCAAGAACAGCTGGAGCAGTCCAAGGTGCTGGAGTTGCAGGGGGTGATGGCCGCAGAGGCTGGGGACCTCAGCACAGCCCTGGAGAGGTTTGGCCAAGCCATCTGCCTGCTGCCTGAGAGGGCCTCAGCCTACAACAACCGTGCCCAGGCCCGGCGAATCCAGGGAGATGTGACAGGTGAGGGGAGACATCCCTGGGTCTCTCAGAATGGCTCCCCAAGTGTACAGACCAGAATGAAGCAGCTGAGGGGCTAGGGCATGGGCGGGGTGTGACCCAGCCCTTCTGGAGCCTGTATTCTTATCTATAAAAATATGAGCTATATTTCGGGCAGGCTAAGTCTTATGGAGCTATTGTGACAGTCAGAAGAGGCTGcattccattattcatttaacaaacattcattgagtgcctactgtgtgacAGTGGGCTAGTGCTGAGGATACGAAAACAAAAAGACATGCTGCTGATAGCTACTATTTTCATAGCAGTTACTGTGGGCccggcactgttctaagcactgtaCACATAAATTGTAGTAACTTGcctaatcttcacaacaaccatAAGAGGTATGTACTA
This genomic stretch from Choloepus didactylus isolate mChoDid1 chromosome 6, mChoDid1.pri, whole genome shotgun sequence harbors:
- the TTC36 gene encoding tetratricopeptide repeat protein 36; this translates as MSVPIPSSCLFSRILELSTMGTPNDQAVLQAIFNPDTPFGDVAGLDLGEEAVEEEVEDRVFPQEQLEQSKVLELQGVMAAEAGDLSTALERFGQAICLLPERASAYNNRAQARRIQGDVTGALEDLERAVSLSGGQGRVARQSFVQRGLLARLQGRDDDARRDFERAARLGSPFARRQLVLLNPYAALCNRMLADMMGQLRGPRNGR